In the Brassica napus cultivar Da-Ae chromosome A7, Da-Ae, whole genome shotgun sequence genome, one interval contains:
- the LOC106353847 gene encoding uncharacterized protein LOC106353847 isoform X1: MAWSSETPSYCGWNELNVKNAKGKTEVHYYLERRDGCADLAVVGRLRRASKGMSFRYALKMNRSVLKKLSSLEDVKGWLDSIVSGEIPHVADVRATTVTEQAAGDFNIDTFMNGKPQVLIHSTINFSWMGSSWTCRKRRKHYPSFSRNGVRVSVNDFVYVLAEQHKRLIAYLEDLYEDSKGNKMVVVRWFHKADEVGIDLTDDANDREIFFSHCLQDIKIECIDGLASVLSPQHYEELLKVPMHVQRVPFFCQKLYGDDGIEPYDITQLQGYWRQEVLRYLNVSILKTGEGAQPLDIDTDPVSGASLVDLEASDTSMCKGAEDDSSHLIKKGSVVEVLSQDSGIRGCWLVALVVKKHKDKVKVQYQDIMDADDESKKLEEWILASQVAASDHLGLRIPGRKVVRPNLRPSNESDVCAVDVGVPVDVWWCDGWWEGIVVEKVSEERVEVYLPGEKKISSFHRSGLRQSLEWLADEWVQMKPRSDLVSSVLASMKKNEVEVKPEEKLCEVGVGDCIMSLKDEAKLTVSLPVATTNKPVPDLLKHVLVSDLKWTASNKRKRTSSMGDSLFSSSVVGPRKRNRVVSFWPHDPSLTDGYSCENGKFMGDSVFGSSVGQHLAGLLMSR; encoded by the exons ATGGCGTGGTCGTCTGAAACGCCGTCGTATTGCGGGTGGAACGAGCTGAATGTGAAGAACGCGAAAGGGAAGACGGAGGTTCATTATTACCTAGAGAGGAGAGACGGATGTGCGGATCTGGCTGTTGTTGGGAGGCTGAGGAGAGCTTCTAAAGGCATGTCCTTTAGATACGCGTTGAAAATGAATCGCTCTGTTTTGAAGAAGCTTAGCTCTTTGGAAGACGTCAAGGGTTGGCTCGATTCCATTGTTTCCG GTGAGATACCTCATGTAGCAGATGTACGAGCTACTACTGTGACTGAACAAGCTGCTGGAGATTTCAATATTGACACTTTTATG aATGGTAAGCCTCAGGTGCTTATTCACTCGACCATAAACTTCTCCTGGATGGGTTCTTCCTGGACTTGCAGGAAACGGCGTAAGCATTATCCATCTTTCTCCCGGAATGGTGTCAGAGTCTCG GTGAATGATTTTGTGTATGTTTTAGCGGAGCAACACAAGAGACTCATTGCATATTTGGAAGACCTTTACGAGGACTCCAAAGGCAACAAGATGGTCGTGGTACGGTGGTTTCACAAAGCTGATGAAGTCGGTATTGATTTGACCGACGATGCTAACGACAGGGAGATTTTCTTTTCTCATTGTCTCCAAGACATCAAAATCGAGTGCATAGATGGATTGGCTTCTGTCCTCAGCCCTCAGCATTACGAGGAGCTTCTCAAGGTGCCAATGCATGTGCAGCGCGTACCTTTCTTCTGCCAGAAGTTATACGGAGATGATGGCATAGAGCCTTATGACATTACACAGTTACAAGGTTACTGGAGACAAGAAGTGCTTAGATACTTGAATGTTTCCATTCTAAAGACAGGTGAAGGTGCCCAGCCACTTGACATTGACACTGACCCAGTATCAGGAGCTTCTCTGGTTGACTTGGAGGCTTCTGATACTTCTATGTGTAAAGGTGCAGAAGATGATTCGTCCCATCTCATTAAAAAGGGTTCAGTTGTTGAAGTTCTTTCCCAAGATAGTGGCATCAGAGGTTGTTGGTTGGTTGCATTGGTAGTGAAGAAACACAAGGATAAGGTTAAGGTCCAGTACCAAGACATTATGGATGCAGATGATGAATCAAAGAAGCTAGAGGAGTGGATTTTGGCGTCTCAGGTTGCTGCTAGTGATCATCTGGGTCTTAGAATCCCAGGACGGAAAGTAGTGCGTCCAAATCTGAGGCCTAGCAATGAAAGCGATGTGTGTGCCGTCGATGTTGGTGTGCCTGTGGACGTGTGGTGGTGTGATGGATGGTGGGAAGGCATCGTGGTGGAGAAAGTTTCGGAAGAGAGAGTTGAAGTTTACCTTCCAGGCGAGAAGAAAATATCTTCCTTCCATCGTAGTGGTCTCAGACAATCTTTGGAATGGTTGGCAGATGAGTGGGTTCAGATGAAACCAAGATCTGATCTCGTGAGTTCTGTTCTAGCCTCGATGAAGAAGAATGAGGTTGAGGTGAAACCTGAGGAGAAGCTATGTGAAGTTGGTGTCGGTGATTGCATTATGTCACTAAAGGATGAAGCTAAACTAACCGTATCTCTTCCAGTAGCTACAACCAATAAGCCAGTTCCAGATCTTCTAAAACACGTCTTGGTTTCTGACTTGAAGTGGACAGCGTCGAACAAGCGGAAAAGAACCAGTTCCATGGGAGATTCTCTGTTTAGCTCTTCGGTTGTTGGCCCAAGGAAGCGCAATCGTGTAGTCAGTTTCTGGCCGCATGATCCTAGCTTGACTGATGGTTACTCATGTGAGAACGGCAAGTTCATGGGAGATTCTGTATTTGGCTCTTCGGTTGGGCAGCATTTGGCTGGCCTGTTGATGTCAAGATGA
- the LOC106353847 gene encoding uncharacterized protein LOC106353847 isoform X2: MNGKPQVLIHSTINFSWMGSSWTCRKRRKHYPSFSRNGVRVSVNDFVYVLAEQHKRLIAYLEDLYEDSKGNKMVVVRWFHKADEVGIDLTDDANDREIFFSHCLQDIKIECIDGLASVLSPQHYEELLKVPMHVQRVPFFCQKLYGDDGIEPYDITQLQGYWRQEVLRYLNVSILKTGEGAQPLDIDTDPVSGASLVDLEASDTSMCKGAEDDSSHLIKKGSVVEVLSQDSGIRGCWLVALVVKKHKDKVKVQYQDIMDADDESKKLEEWILASQVAASDHLGLRIPGRKVVRPNLRPSNESDVCAVDVGVPVDVWWCDGWWEGIVVEKVSEERVEVYLPGEKKISSFHRSGLRQSLEWLADEWVQMKPRSDLVSSVLASMKKNEVEVKPEEKLCEVGVGDCIMSLKDEAKLTVSLPVATTNKPVPDLLKHVLVSDLKWTASNKRKRTSSMGDSLFSSSVVGPRKRNRVVSFWPHDPSLTDGYSCENGKFMGDSVFGSSVGQHLAGLLMSR; the protein is encoded by the exons ATG aATGGTAAGCCTCAGGTGCTTATTCACTCGACCATAAACTTCTCCTGGATGGGTTCTTCCTGGACTTGCAGGAAACGGCGTAAGCATTATCCATCTTTCTCCCGGAATGGTGTCAGAGTCTCG GTGAATGATTTTGTGTATGTTTTAGCGGAGCAACACAAGAGACTCATTGCATATTTGGAAGACCTTTACGAGGACTCCAAAGGCAACAAGATGGTCGTGGTACGGTGGTTTCACAAAGCTGATGAAGTCGGTATTGATTTGACCGACGATGCTAACGACAGGGAGATTTTCTTTTCTCATTGTCTCCAAGACATCAAAATCGAGTGCATAGATGGATTGGCTTCTGTCCTCAGCCCTCAGCATTACGAGGAGCTTCTCAAGGTGCCAATGCATGTGCAGCGCGTACCTTTCTTCTGCCAGAAGTTATACGGAGATGATGGCATAGAGCCTTATGACATTACACAGTTACAAGGTTACTGGAGACAAGAAGTGCTTAGATACTTGAATGTTTCCATTCTAAAGACAGGTGAAGGTGCCCAGCCACTTGACATTGACACTGACCCAGTATCAGGAGCTTCTCTGGTTGACTTGGAGGCTTCTGATACTTCTATGTGTAAAGGTGCAGAAGATGATTCGTCCCATCTCATTAAAAAGGGTTCAGTTGTTGAAGTTCTTTCCCAAGATAGTGGCATCAGAGGTTGTTGGTTGGTTGCATTGGTAGTGAAGAAACACAAGGATAAGGTTAAGGTCCAGTACCAAGACATTATGGATGCAGATGATGAATCAAAGAAGCTAGAGGAGTGGATTTTGGCGTCTCAGGTTGCTGCTAGTGATCATCTGGGTCTTAGAATCCCAGGACGGAAAGTAGTGCGTCCAAATCTGAGGCCTAGCAATGAAAGCGATGTGTGTGCCGTCGATGTTGGTGTGCCTGTGGACGTGTGGTGGTGTGATGGATGGTGGGAAGGCATCGTGGTGGAGAAAGTTTCGGAAGAGAGAGTTGAAGTTTACCTTCCAGGCGAGAAGAAAATATCTTCCTTCCATCGTAGTGGTCTCAGACAATCTTTGGAATGGTTGGCAGATGAGTGGGTTCAGATGAAACCAAGATCTGATCTCGTGAGTTCTGTTCTAGCCTCGATGAAGAAGAATGAGGTTGAGGTGAAACCTGAGGAGAAGCTATGTGAAGTTGGTGTCGGTGATTGCATTATGTCACTAAAGGATGAAGCTAAACTAACCGTATCTCTTCCAGTAGCTACAACCAATAAGCCAGTTCCAGATCTTCTAAAACACGTCTTGGTTTCTGACTTGAAGTGGACAGCGTCGAACAAGCGGAAAAGAACCAGTTCCATGGGAGATTCTCTGTTTAGCTCTTCGGTTGTTGGCCCAAGGAAGCGCAATCGTGTAGTCAGTTTCTGGCCGCATGATCCTAGCTTGACTGATGGTTACTCATGTGAGAACGGCAAGTTCATGGGAGATTCTGTATTTGGCTCTTCGGTTGGGCAGCATTTGGCTGGCCTGTTGATGTCAAGATGA
- the LOC106353848 gene encoding protein NRT1/ PTR FAMILY 3.1 — protein sequence MEEQSKNKISEEEKQLHGKPSRRKGGLITMPFIFANEMCEKMAVVGFHSNMISYLTTQLHLPLTKAANTLTNFAGTSSLTPLVGAFIADSFAGRFWTITFASIIYQIGMTLLTISAIIPTLRPPPCKGEEVCVVADTAQLSVLYIALLLGAIGSGGIRPCVVAFGADQFDESDPEQTTKPWNYFNWFYFIMGAAVLVAVTVLVYIQDNVGWGVGLGIPTLAMFLSVIAFVGGFRLYRHLHPSGSPFTRLIQVAVAAFHKRKLSMVSDHTLLYFNDEIDATISLDGILTHTKHMSFLDKAAIKTEEDNLKSGQIPNLWRLSTVHRVEELKSVIRMGPIGASGILLFTAYAQQGTFSLQQAKTMNRHLTKSFQIPAGSMSVFTTVAMLCTVVFYDRIFVKIARKFTGLERGITFLHRMGIGFVISLIATLIAGFVEIERKQVALEHGLLDKPHTVIPISFMWLIPQYSLHGIAEAFMSIGSLEFFYDQAPESMRSTSMALFWMSISIGNYASTLLVTLVHTFSAKPDGSNWLPDKNLNQGRLEYFYWLITLLQAINFVYYLWCAKIYTYKPVQVHHSKKVNSPVSGELRLFKKNLIDA from the exons ATGGAAGAGCAGAGCAAGAACAAGATCagtgaagaagaaaaacaacttCATGGGAAGCCAAGTCGAAGAAAGGGAGGATTAATTACCATGCCCTTCATCTTCG CGAACGAGATGTGTGAGAAAATGGCGGTGGTTGGATTTCACTCAAACATGATAAGCTATCTAACAACACAGCTTCATCTTCCGTTAACCAAAGCAGCCAACACTCTCACTAACTTCGCTGGAACTTCGAGTCTCACTCCTCTCGTCGGTGCCTTTATCGCCGACTCCTTCGCTGGCCGCTTCTGGACCATCACTTTCGCTTCCATTATCTACCAAATC GGGATGACATTGCTTACGATATCGGCAATAATACCGACGCTAAGGCCACCACCATGTAAAGGAGAAGAAGTTTGTGTAGTAGCAGACACAGCACAGTTGAGTGTTCTGTATATAGCTCTTCTTCTTGGAGCTATCGGGTCAGGTGGGATCCGACCCTGCGTTGTTGCGTTTGGTGCGGATCAGTTCGACGAATCGGATCCAGAGCAAACCACCAAACCCTGGAACTACTTCAACTG GTTCTACTTTATCATGGGTGCAGCGGTTTTAGTGGCGGTGACGGTTCTTGTGTACATCCAAGATAACGTTGGGTGGGGTGTAGGTTTGGGAATCCCAACACTGGCTATGTTCCTGTCTGTTATTGCTTTTGTCGGCGGTTTCAGGCTTTATCGTCACTTGCATCCATCCGGTAGTCCGTTTACCCGCTTGATCCAAGTGGCAGTTGCAGCGTTTCACAAAAGGAAACTGAGTATGGTTTCTGATCATACTCTTCTCTATTTCAATGATGAGATTGATGCTACCATCTCCTTAGACGGTATACTCACACACACCAAACACATGAG tttcttGGACAAAGCAGCGATAAAGACTGAGGAAGACAATTTGAAGTCGGGTCAAATCCCTAATCTATGGAGATTAAGCACAGTCCACCGAGTTGAAGAACTCAAATCAGTGATCCGGATGGGTCCAATCGGAGCCTCTGGGATCCTCCTATTCACAGCATATGCTCAACAAGGAACCTTCTCTCTTCAACAAGCCAAAACTATGAACCGACATCTAACCAAATCATTCCAAATTCCAGCCGGTTCAATGTCTGTCTTCACAACTGTTGCGATGCTCTGCACAGTTGTCTTCTACGATCGCATCTTTGTAAAGATTGCAAGAAAGTTCACTGGTCTCGAGCGAGGCATCACGTTCCTCCACAGAATGGGGATTGGATTTGTCATCTCATTAATTGCAACCCTCATTGCCGGGTTCGTTGAGATCGAACGAAAACAAGTAGCATTAGAGCATGGGCTTTTGGATAAACCACACACGGTGATTCCGATCTCATTTATGTGGTTGATTCCTCAGTACAGCCTCCACGGAATTGCTGAAGCTTTCATGTCGATAGGAAGTTTGGAGTTTTTCTATGACCAAGCACCGGAGAGTATGAGGAGCACGTCGATGGCACTTTTCTGGATGTCAATTTCGATCGGAAACTATGCGAGTACTTTACTTGTGACTTTGGTTCATACATTCAGTGCTAAACCGGATGGGAGCAATTGGTTGCcagataaaaatttaaaccaagggAGACTTGAATATTTTTACTGGTTAATTACTTTGTTACAAGCTATTAATTTTGTGTATTATCTTTGGTGCGCCAAGATTTACACATATAAGCCGGTTCAGGTGCATCATAGCAAGAAAGTCAATAGTCCTGTTAGTGGTGAGTTACGGTTATTCAAAAAGAACTTAATTGATGCATGA